ATGCTCCAGAATATAATAGAGAATCTAAGCGGCCGGAGTATTTAGACGAGGTTCAAAATTATAATGTAAATGAACTTGATGAGCCTACAGATTTTGATGAGGCATTGTTAGAGCTTCTTGTAGCTCCTAATATTGCTAGTAAAGAGTGGGTTTATGAGCAGTATGATCATATGGTACGGACTAATACTGTTGTTTTACCTGGTTCTGATGCAGCAGTATTGAGAGTGAAAGGAACTGACAAAGGATTAGCTGTGACAACAGATTGCAACGGACGCTATTGTTATCTCGATCCTGAACGTGGTGGAAGTATTGCGGTAGCTGAAGCAGCTAGAAATATAGTTTGTGCTGGTGGAGAACCAATTGCTATTACTGATGGCTTGAATTTTGGTAATCCGATGAAACCAGAGATTTTCTGGCAGTTTGAAAAATGTATTGAAGGAATTAGTAATGCCTGTTTAGCTTTAGATACCCCAGTAACTGGCGGGAATGTAAGTTTCTATAATGAGAGTCCTACGGCAGCAGTTTATCCTACTCCAATTGTTGGTATGGTAGGATTGCTTGAAGATTTAGATCAGGCTACAACGGCTGATTTTAAAGATGAAGGTGATGTTGTTTTGCTTTTAGGAGAGACTAAGGCGGAATTAGGAGCTAGTGAATATTTGAATACTATTCATGATTTAGAAACAGGTAAAGTTCCTGAACTTGATCTTGAATTAGAAAAGAGTGTACAACAAAGCTGTTTGCAAGCTATTAAATCCGGTCTTGTTAAGTCGGCTCATGATTGTGCTGACGGCGGATTAGCTGTGGCAGTAGCTGAAAGCTGTATAGCTGGCGATATAGGTGCAAAAATTGAAATAAAAAGTGAATTATCGACAGCAGAGTTATTATTCTCTGAATCACAGAGTAGAATCCTTGTTTCGACAGCTAAGGAAGATGTGGCACAGCTAAAAGAGATAGCAGTTAAACATGATATTCCTATAACAGAGTTAGGCCAAGTAACTGGTGAGAGGTTAGCAATTAATAATTCTGTTAGCCTAAAGATTGAGGAGTTGAAAGAAAAATGGCAGACAAGTATCGAAAACAAGATCGAAGATTAATGGATAAGATGGAAGAGGAATGCGGAGTTTTTGGTATCTATGCATCTGATGGTAAGTGTGATGTAGCTAATCTCACTTATCTTGGGCTTCATGCTTTACAGCATCGTGGACAGGAAAGTGCTGGTATCTGTGTTAATAATAGTGGAGAGCTAAGAGTTTATAAAGATATGGGATTAGTGACGAATATTTTTGATGAGGAAAAATTATCTGATTTAACAGGAGAGATGGCTTTAGGTCATGTTCGCTATTCAACGACAGGTTCTAGCCTTTTGGCCAATGCTCAGCCTTTATTGGTTAATTCTAGCAAGGGGGATTTGTCATTAGCTCATAACGGTAATTTAGTTAATAGTGATGAAATAAGACATAATTTAGAAGAGCAGGGTACTATCTTTCATTCAACGTTGGATACTGAGGTTATTGCTCATTTAGTAGCTAGGTCCTTTAAAGATGATATTATTGAAGCTATTACACATAGTTTACAGCAGATTAAAGGTGCTTTTAGTATTGTAGCTATGACAGAGGATAGCTTGATTGCTGCTAGAGATCCCTATGGTTTTAGACCTCTATCTTTAGGTCGTAAAGGAGATAATTATGTAGTTGCTTCTGAGACTTGTACTTTCGATATTATTGGTGCCGAATTAATTAGGGATATTGAGCCTGGTGAGATGGTAATAATCAATGAAGATGGAATTGAAAGTTTTTATTATAGTGAACAGAGACCGAATACTTTCTGTGTTTTTGAATTTATCTATTTTGCTCGTCCAGACAGTATTATAGGGGGACAGAATGTTCATCTAGCTCGCCGAGAGATGGGAAGACAGTTAGCTCGTGAAATGGATGTAGAAGCTGATTCGGTAATACCCGTTCCTAGCTCAGGAATACCATCTGCTTTAGGATTTTCTGAAGAATCAGGTATTCCTTATCAGCAAGGAATATTGAGAAATAAATATGTCGGCCGAACTTTTATTCAGCCAACACAAGAAATTAGAGATTTAAAAGTAAGATTGAAATTAAATCCAATTAAAGAAATAATAAAAGATAAAAAGGTAATCCTAATTGATGATTCGATTGTTAGAGGAACTACTAGTAAGCAAATTATCAGAATGGTAAGATCAATTGGAGCTAAAGAAGTTCATATGGCTATATCATCACCACCAGTAGCTTATCCTTGTTATTATGGTATGGATACATCACGCCGCAAGGAATTAATTGCTGGTCAGAAGGATATAGAAGGTATTTGTCAACATATTGGAGCTGATTCGCTCCATTATTTAAGTCAAGAAGGCTTATTAAATTCTATTAATGCTAATGGGTATGGCTTTTGTACAGCTTGTTTTGATGGAGAGTATCAGATTGAGACTGGAATAGATAAATTTGCGCTAGAAAAGTAATAAATGGAGGTGAGAGAATGGGATTATCTTATGAAGATGCCGGTGTAAATATCGATGCTGGCGAAGAAGCAGTAGATAAGATAGGACAACATGTAGAATCCACTTTTGGGCCAGAGGTATTGACGGAACTAGGTAGTTTCGGGGCTTTATTTGCTCCAAATCTTACTGAATATGAAGAGCCAGTCTTTGTTGCTGGTACTGACGGAGTAGGTACTAAATTAAAAGTAGCTTTTATGATGGACAAACATGATACTATCGGAATTGATTTAGTAGCTATGTCAGTTAATGATATTGTAGTTCAGGGAGCTCGTCCTCTCTTCTTTTTGGATTATTTAGCTATCGATAACTTAATTCCAACTAAAACTGAAGAAATTGTGAAAGGAATTAGTCGAGGATGTAAGAAAGCAGGGGCAGCTTTAATTGGTGGTGAAATGGCTGAAATGCCTGGGTTTTATAGTCAAGATGAGTATGATTTAGCTGGATTTGCTGTTGGAATTGTAGATAGATCAGAAATAGTTACTGGCGAAGATATAGAATCTGGTGATAAAGTAATTGGTTTAACTTCTAATGGAATTCACAGTAACGGTTATTCTTTGGCTCGGAAGGTCTTATTTGAAGTAGCTGGTTATGATGTGGAAACAGAATTAGTAGAACTTGATGACCAGTTAGGCCATGAATTGTTAAAACCAACTAAAATTTATGTGAAACCTATTTTAGAATTATTAGATGAGTTTAAATTAAAAGGAATAGCTCATATTACTGGCGGTGGATTGGTAGAGAATTTACCCCGTATTCTACCTGAAGGAACAAAAGCAGTACTTGATTCGGATATTTGGCCGACACCGGTAATTTTTGATTTGATACAGCAAGAAGGGAATATAGAATTAACTGAGATGTATCGTACTTTCAATATGGGAATTGGAATGGCTATTGTTGTAAGTGCAGATAAGGCAGAGGAAGTTTTGACTAAATTAAATGAATTAGAGGAAGAAGCCTATCTTATTGGAGAAATCCAGGGTGGTAATCAGACAGTCGACTTAAATTTGGAGTAAGATTATAAAAGTGAGGTGGAGTAATTGGGGAAGAAATTAGTTATTGGTGTTTTAGCTTCCGGAAGGGGGACTAATCTACAGTCGATAATTAACAGCATTGAAGAAGAGAGATTAGATGTCGAAATTGGAATTGTAATTAGTGATAAGGCAGATGCCAAGGCTTTATCACGAGCAGAAGATCATGGTTTAAAGCAACAGTGCATAAGACCTAGTGAGTTTGATAATATAAAAGAGTATGAAGCAGAAATGATTAAGGTTTTAGAAGAAAATAATGTAGAATTAGTTGTAATGGCTGGTTTCATGAGGATTTTAAGTTCTTATTTTATTCAGTATTATTCTAATCAAATTATGAATATTCATCCATCATTATTACCTTCTTTTCCTGGGACTGATGCTCAAAAGCAGGCTCTTGAGTATGGAGTGAAGGTAAGTGGTTGTACAGTTCATTTTGCTGATGAGGGAATTGACAGTGGCCCCATTATTATACAATCAGCTGTGCCGGTGTTAGAAGATGATACAGTAACAAGTCTTTCTAAGCGGATTTTGGCTGAGGAACATCGGCTCTATCCAAAAGCAATTCAACTTTATGCTGAGAATAAATTGAGAATTAGAGCGGGGAAAGTAGAGATTATATAAAAATTAATTTGAGGTGATAATATGGAACAGATACGATATGCTTTAATTAGCGTTTCGGATAAAACAGGAATTGTGGAGTTTGCAAAGGGGCTGCATAAGTTGGGAGTTAATATTGTGTCTACTGGAGGTACCGGAGCTAAATTAAAGGAAGCAGGAATTCCGATTGTAGATATTCCACAGGTAACTGATTATCCAGAGATGATGGATGGTAGAGTTAAGACACTTCATCCTGCTGTACACGGAGGTATTTTAGCTGTTAGAGATAATGAAAAGCACATAACTGAACTTAAGGAATTGGGAATTAAACCGATAGATTTAATTGTAGTTAATCTTTATCCTTTTGCTGAGACAATCTCTAAAGATAATGTAACATTTGAAGAAGCAATTGAAAATATAGATATTGGTGGGCCTACAATGATTAGATCAGCTGCTAAGAACTGTAATGATGTGGGGGTAGTAGTTGATCCTACAGATTATGATGGGATTTTAGAGGAGTTAAAGGAGAATGGAGTAGAATTATCATCTGATAGAAAATTAGAGTTAGCCTATAAAGCCTTTAAACATACTGCAGAGTATGATCATTTGATTCAGGATTATCTCTTTGACTTTGTTAAAGATGAAGATGAAGCCAAGGAAGTAATCCGAGAACGATATGAGAAGGTTAGTGATTTACGCTATGGTGAGAATCCTCATCAAAAGGGAGCTTTTTATCGACAAATGGAGACAACAGAACCTTCGATAACAACAGCCAAGCAGCTGCATGGTAAGGAATTATCTTTTAATAATATTAATGATACCAATGGAGCCTTAGAATTAGTGAAAGAATTTAGTGCTAAACCAGCAGCAGCAGTGATTAAACATGCTAATCCCTGTGGTATGGCGACAGCGGATACTTTAGTTGAGGCCTACAAGCAGGCTCATGCTGGAGATCCTGTTTCAGCTTACGGTAGTATTGTAGCTTTAAATCGTAAAGTTGATAAAAAAACGGCAGAAGAGATAGCAGATCCTGAGAAATTTGTTGAAGTAGTAATTGCTCCTAGCTTTAGTAAAGATGCTTTTGAAATTTTGCAGAATCGATGGGAGAGTGTGCGGTTGTTAGAAACTGGCGAGTTGTTTATCGATGAAGATACTACTGAAAAGGATATGAAAAAGGTTGTCGGCGGTCTGTTAGTGCAGGATCGTGATCTAGCTCAATTAGATGAATCGGAGCTTGAGATTGTAACTGATCGTCAGCCGACTGATCAGGAACTTAAGGATATGTTATTTAACTGGAAGGTTGTTAAGCATGTTAAATCTAATGCTATCGTGATGGGTAAAGATGAACAGATTGTCGGCGTTGGTGCTGGACAGATGAGTCGGGTAGATGCTATGATTATTGCTGGACGAAAGGCAGGGGAAAGAAAAGAAGAAGCAGTAGTAGCTTCTGATGCTTTCTTTCCTTTCGCTGATGCAGTTAAGCAGGCAGCTGAGATGGGGATTACAGCTATTATTCAGCCCGGTGGTTCAATTAGAGATGAAGAAGTAATAGAAGCTGCTAATGAACATGGTATTGCTATGGTTTTTACTGGTCGGAGACATTTTAATCATTAGTAATTAGCTAGAGTCTGGATTATCCAGGCTCTTTTATTTTTATAGTTGGAATCTTATAAGTATTTTTGCAAAAATACTTAAGTTAGTATATAATAATAAAAAATCTTCTTAACATAATATGTAAGCTAACAGAAGAAAGTTTTGTTGAATTTGTCATGATTAGAAAGGATGATAAGTCATTGTATTTTCCAACTAAAAAGAGATTAAAGTCTTTAACTAAAAAAGGGAATATAGTTCCGGTTTATCGTAAAATTCCAATAAATGATGAAACACCAATTTCAGTAATTGAGAAGTTAGAAGGGAATAGTGAGGATTTCTTTTTATTAGAAAGTGGGAAGGGTCCAGAAAATATTGCTCGTTATTCTTTTCTTGGTTATAAACCTTTCATGACTTTTAGAAGTAAAGGAGATAAGATTACAATAGAAAAAGGATCAGAGGAAGTGGAAAAGGTTGGACATCCTTTGACGGAATTAAGGCAGATTATGGATCAATATCAACCAGTTGAGGTTGACAAATTGCCTAAATTCTATGGTGGAGGCATAGGCTATTTTAGTTATGATGTGGGGAGGTTTTTTGAGGATTTACCAACAGATGCTGATGATGATTTAGAATTGCCAGAAATTTTCTTTGCTTTTACTGAGAGAGTGATTGTTTTTGATCATGTAGCTGAAGAATTAATTATAATTTCCAATTTAAGGCTACAGCAGGGAGAAGTAGAAGAATTATATGTTCAAGCTAAAGAAGAGATTGATAGCATGGTTGAAGATATAACTAGCAATGATTACCAAGATAACATAAGAGAATTTGATGATTTGGCTTTTGTTGAAGAAGACTTAGATTATAACGCTAGCTTTAGTAAAGAGGAATTTGCTGAAGCTGTTCGGCAGGCTAAGGATTATATTAAATCCGGCGATATCTTTCAGGTTAATCTATCTGTCCGGGTAGATACTCCTGTAACGGAGGATTCTTTTACAATTTATAAAGTATTACGTAAGTTGAATCCATCCCCTTATATGGCTTATTTAAACTTTGGTGATTTTCAGATTGTAAGCTCATCGCCAGAATTGTTAGTTCGTTCTTTAGATGGAATAGTGGAAGCAAGACCAATTGCTGGTACTAGACCGAGGGGAGATACTGAGGAGAAAACACAGGAGTTAGCTGAAGAATTGATTAATCATCCCAAGGAAAGAGCAGAACATATTATGTTAGTTGATTTAGAACGAAATGATTTAGGAAGAGTTGCTGATTATGGAACGGTAGAAGTTGATGAATTAATGGTGATTGAAGAATATTCTCATGTGATTCATATAGTTTCTAATGTAAGAGGAGAGTTACATGAAGATAAAGATTGTTTTGATGTTTTAAGAGGAGTTTTTCCTGGAGGAACTATTACTGGAGCCCCGAAGGTTAGAACTATGGAGATAATTGAAGAATTAGAACCGGTTAGACGGGGGCCTTACACTGGTTCGATTGGATTTTTAGGTTTTGGAGAAGAGATGGAATTAAATATTGTAATAAGAACTATGGTAATTAAAGATGGTAGAGCTTATATTCAGGCAGGAGCAGGTATAGTTGATGACTCTATTCCCGAAAAGGAGTACGAGGAATCGCTTAAAAAAGCTGAAGCACTACTAAAGACAATTACTTTGGTGGAAGAGGGTGATATCCAGTGATTTTGATGATAGATAATTACGATTCTTTTACGTACAATTTAGTACAGTATTGTGGACAATTAGGTGTAGATATTAAGGTTCAGAGAAATGATAAAATTACAATTGAAGAAATAAAAGAGTTAAATCCAGAAAAAATAATTATTTCTCCCGGACCTTGTACTCCCTTAGAAGCCGGAATTTCTAATGATGTAGTAAGAAATTTTAAAGGTGAAATTCCTATTTTAGGGATCTGTTTAGGTCATCAGTGTATTGGGCATGTTTTTGGAGCAAATATTATTAGAGCTGAAAATTTAATGCATGGCAAGACTTCTGAGATACATCATAATGAAGAAGGAATATTTACAGATGTTGAAGTTCCATTTATAGCTACTAGATATCATTCTTTAATTATTGAGCGAACTACAATACCTGATTGTTTTGAGATCACTGCTTGGACTGAAGATGATGAAATTATGGGGATTAGACATAAAGAATATGATATTGTTGGTCTTCAGTTTCATCCGGAATCAATTTTGACTAAAGCTGGACATGACCTATTGGCTAACTTTTTGGAAGCACCTAAACTTGACCATAGTGTGATTGATTATGCTATTTAATATTAATGGAGATATTTTATCTTTAGAAGAGGCACGAATTTCTCCGTTAGATCGCGGTTATTTATATGGTGATGGTATATTTGAAACCATGCGGTCTTATGGTTCTGAAATCTTTAAATTGGATGAGCATTTAGATAGATTATATAATTCTGCTCAGGCTATTTTATTAGATATACCTTATTCTAAGGAAGAATTGATTACAGAGATTGAAAGGACTTTATCTGCTAATAAATTGACAGAAGAAGATGCATATATTAGGATTAGTTTTTCCAGAGGAGAAGCAGAATTGGGGATTGATCCTACTGAAGCTACTAATCCAACGTTGATGATTATAACTAAACCTTTAACTTCTCCTAGTGCTGAATTATATGAAGAAGGTTGGGAAGTGGTTACTGTTCCTACCCGCAGAAATCATATAGAAACAGTTAATCCTAGAATTAAGTCCTGTAACTTTTTAAATAATATTCTAGCTAAAGCAGAAGCTAAATTATTTGATGCTGATGATGGTATTATGCTCAATCAGCAGGGGTATGTAACTGAAGGTACGGTTAGTAATGTATTTTTAGTTAAAGATGGAATTTTAAAAACACCACCTCCGTCAGCTGGACTTTTGGCTGGAATAACCCGTAAAGTAGTAATTGAAACAGCTGATGAATTAGGAATTCTGGTTAAAGAAGAGAATTTAACTAGACATGATTTTTATATGGCTGACGAAGCTTTTGCAACAGTAACTTCAGTAGAAATTATTCCTATAGTTAAAATGGATGATAGAGAGATTGGCAGTGGAAAACCTGGTCCAATAACAGAGAAACTTTTTAAGAATTTTCCTCGTCCAGGGAGCATTGTATAATTGAATGTATAGGATAAGTTAAATAAAGTGGCATACATCAATATTTTAATATATTAAGAGCAGTCGTAACGGCTGTTCTCTTTTATAATATGATATAATTCGGAGAAACAAATAATAGCAGCTTCGTTAATGAAAGTTTAACTTAAAAGCATAATAAGTAAGGACGAAGTTGCTAATGTTGATTTGCAGATATTATCATAGTTAGAATGGAGGAAGTTTAAATGAATATTTTAGTAGATGATAATCGAGAAGTCCATCCGTACTTAGAGAACATGAAATCAATTGCTAAAGGAATATATGTTTTTTTAGGTGAAGATTCAGAGGTAGTTATTCATGATCTAAGTGATCCTACTAGTTCAATTATTTTTTTGGCTGGAGAGTTAACTGATAGAAAATTAGGGGGGCCGATAACTGATTTAGGTTTGGAGATTTTGCGTAGAGCAGCCAATGGAGCAAACCCAGAAGATATCTTAAATTATCGTAATCAGACAGAAGATGGTCGGACTTTTAAATCCTCAACTCTGTTTATTAAAGATGATATGGGGGAAGTTATAGGTTGTTTGTGTATTAATTATAATGTAACTAAATTATTCTTAGTTGAAAATATTATCGGGAACTTCTGCAAAATGAAAGAAGATAGTA
This genomic window from Sporohalobacter salinus contains:
- a CDS encoding helix-turn-helix transcriptional regulator — its product is MNILVDDNREVHPYLENMKSIAKGIYVFLGEDSEVVIHDLSDPTSSIIFLAGELTDRKLGGPITDLGLEILRRAANGANPEDILNYRNQTEDGRTFKSSTLFIKDDMGEVIGCLCINYNVTKLFLVENIIGNFCKMKEDSNENSDQQQMQYEIFANDIDDVLSKMIEAAINQVEKPVPFMKKQDKLKVIEFLEQKGVFAIKRSVDRVANELSVSRYTVYNYLKEI
- the purN gene encoding phosphoribosylglycinamide formyltransferase, with amino-acid sequence MGKKLVIGVLASGRGTNLQSIINSIEEERLDVEIGIVISDKADAKALSRAEDHGLKQQCIRPSEFDNIKEYEAEMIKVLEENNVELVVMAGFMRILSSYFIQYYSNQIMNIHPSLLPSFPGTDAQKQALEYGVKVSGCTVHFADEGIDSGPIIIQSAVPVLEDDTVTSLSKRILAEEHRLYPKAIQLYAENKLRIRAGKVEII
- the purH gene encoding bifunctional phosphoribosylaminoimidazolecarboxamide formyltransferase/IMP cyclohydrolase, which translates into the protein MEQIRYALISVSDKTGIVEFAKGLHKLGVNIVSTGGTGAKLKEAGIPIVDIPQVTDYPEMMDGRVKTLHPAVHGGILAVRDNEKHITELKELGIKPIDLIVVNLYPFAETISKDNVTFEEAIENIDIGGPTMIRSAAKNCNDVGVVVDPTDYDGILEELKENGVELSSDRKLELAYKAFKHTAEYDHLIQDYLFDFVKDEDEAKEVIRERYEKVSDLRYGENPHQKGAFYRQMETTEPSITTAKQLHGKELSFNNINDTNGALELVKEFSAKPAAAVIKHANPCGMATADTLVEAYKQAHAGDPVSAYGSIVALNRKVDKKTAEEIADPEKFVEVVIAPSFSKDAFEILQNRWESVRLLETGELFIDEDTTEKDMKKVVGGLLVQDRDLAQLDESELEIVTDRQPTDQELKDMLFNWKVVKHVKSNAIVMGKDEQIVGVGAGQMSRVDAMIIAGRKAGERKEEAVVASDAFFPFADAVKQAAEMGITAIIQPGGSIRDEEVIEAANEHGIAMVFTGRRHFNH
- the purM gene encoding phosphoribosylformylglycinamidine cyclo-ligase, with the translated sequence MGLSYEDAGVNIDAGEEAVDKIGQHVESTFGPEVLTELGSFGALFAPNLTEYEEPVFVAGTDGVGTKLKVAFMMDKHDTIGIDLVAMSVNDIVVQGARPLFFLDYLAIDNLIPTKTEEIVKGISRGCKKAGAALIGGEMAEMPGFYSQDEYDLAGFAVGIVDRSEIVTGEDIESGDKVIGLTSNGIHSNGYSLARKVLFEVAGYDVETELVELDDQLGHELLKPTKIYVKPILELLDEFKLKGIAHITGGGLVENLPRILPEGTKAVLDSDIWPTPVIFDLIQQEGNIELTEMYRTFNMGIGMAIVVSADKAEEVLTKLNELEEEAYLIGEIQGGNQTVDLNLE
- the purL gene encoding phosphoribosylformylglycinamidine synthase subunit PurL, with product MVDKLWEQEGLTEAEYEMIVDILGRKPNRTELGMYGVMWSEHCSYKNSKAVLRNLPTEGERVLQGPGENAGIIDIDDKQAVSFKIESHNHPSAIEPYEGAATGIGGILRDIFTMGARPIACLNSLRFGDLTNDRVKFLLDGVVSGIAGYGNCIGIPTVGGEVYFSDSYQENPLVNAMCVGIMDHEDISTGTAKGVGNPVMVVGAATGRDGIQGASFASDELTEDSEEDRPAVQVGDPFMEKLLLEACLELIKTGCLVGIQDMGAAGLTSSSCEMASRGGAGIELDIDLVPKRATGMTSYEVMLSESQERMLVVPKKGKEDLVEEIFAKWGLHAEVVGKVTDDGMLRVYKEDEIVAEVPASSLADDAPEYNRESKRPEYLDEVQNYNVNELDEPTDFDEALLELLVAPNIASKEWVYEQYDHMVRTNTVVLPGSDAAVLRVKGTDKGLAVTTDCNGRYCYLDPERGGSIAVAEAARNIVCAGGEPIAITDGLNFGNPMKPEIFWQFEKCIEGISNACLALDTPVTGGNVSFYNESPTAAVYPTPIVGMVGLLEDLDQATTADFKDEGDVVLLLGETKAELGASEYLNTIHDLETGKVPELDLELEKSVQQSCLQAIKSGLVKSAHDCADGGLAVAVAESCIAGDIGAKIEIKSELSTAELLFSESQSRILVSTAKEDVAQLKEIAVKHDIPITELGQVTGERLAINNSVSLKIEELKEKWQTSIENKIED
- the purF gene encoding amidophosphoribosyltransferase, with the translated sequence MADKYRKQDRRLMDKMEEECGVFGIYASDGKCDVANLTYLGLHALQHRGQESAGICVNNSGELRVYKDMGLVTNIFDEEKLSDLTGEMALGHVRYSTTGSSLLANAQPLLVNSSKGDLSLAHNGNLVNSDEIRHNLEEQGTIFHSTLDTEVIAHLVARSFKDDIIEAITHSLQQIKGAFSIVAMTEDSLIAARDPYGFRPLSLGRKGDNYVVASETCTFDIIGAELIRDIEPGEMVIINEDGIESFYYSEQRPNTFCVFEFIYFARPDSIIGGQNVHLARREMGRQLAREMDVEADSVIPVPSSGIPSALGFSEESGIPYQQGILRNKYVGRTFIQPTQEIRDLKVRLKLNPIKEIIKDKKVILIDDSIVRGTTSKQIIRMVRSIGAKEVHMAISSPPVAYPCYYGMDTSRRKELIAGQKDIEGICQHIGADSLHYLSQEGLLNSINANGYGFCTACFDGEYQIETGIDKFALEK
- the trpE gene encoding anthranilate synthase component I, producing the protein MIRKDDKSLYFPTKKRLKSLTKKGNIVPVYRKIPINDETPISVIEKLEGNSEDFFLLESGKGPENIARYSFLGYKPFMTFRSKGDKITIEKGSEEVEKVGHPLTELRQIMDQYQPVEVDKLPKFYGGGIGYFSYDVGRFFEDLPTDADDDLELPEIFFAFTERVIVFDHVAEELIIISNLRLQQGEVEELYVQAKEEIDSMVEDITSNDYQDNIREFDDLAFVEEDLDYNASFSKEEFAEAVRQAKDYIKSGDIFQVNLSVRVDTPVTEDSFTIYKVLRKLNPSPYMAYLNFGDFQIVSSSPELLVRSLDGIVEARPIAGTRPRGDTEEKTQELAEELINHPKERAEHIMLVDLERNDLGRVADYGTVEVDELMVIEEYSHVIHIVSNVRGELHEDKDCFDVLRGVFPGGTITGAPKVRTMEIIEELEPVRRGPYTGSIGFLGFGEEMELNIVIRTMVIKDGRAYIQAGAGIVDDSIPEKEYEESLKKAEALLKTITLVEEGDIQ
- a CDS encoding aminodeoxychorismate/anthranilate synthase component II, with protein sequence MILMIDNYDSFTYNLVQYCGQLGVDIKVQRNDKITIEEIKELNPEKIIISPGPCTPLEAGISNDVVRNFKGEIPILGICLGHQCIGHVFGANIIRAENLMHGKTSEIHHNEEGIFTDVEVPFIATRYHSLIIERTTIPDCFEITAWTEDDEIMGIRHKEYDIVGLQFHPESILTKAGHDLLANFLEAPKLDHSVIDYAI
- the ilvE gene encoding branched-chain-amino-acid transaminase, giving the protein MLFNINGDILSLEEARISPLDRGYLYGDGIFETMRSYGSEIFKLDEHLDRLYNSAQAILLDIPYSKEELITEIERTLSANKLTEEDAYIRISFSRGEAELGIDPTEATNPTLMIITKPLTSPSAELYEEGWEVVTVPTRRNHIETVNPRIKSCNFLNNILAKAEAKLFDADDGIMLNQQGYVTEGTVSNVFLVKDGILKTPPPSAGLLAGITRKVVIETADELGILVKEENLTRHDFYMADEAFATVTSVEIIPIVKMDDREIGSGKPGPITEKLFKNFPRPGSIV